ACGGTGCTGCTGGACGCCGGGTCGACGGTGGGTGCGCTGGCGCACGAGCTGCGCACGGTGAAGGACCTCACCGTGGCCACGACCGGGCTGACAGCGCTGCACGTGCTGGCGGATGTCGAGACCCTCCACGTGGAGTGCCTGGGCGGGACGCTGCGTCCGCTCAGCCAGGCGTTCGTGGGCCCGCTGACCGAGGCGGCCCTGGAGCGGATGACGTTCGACCGGGTCTTCCTCTCCGCGGACGGCGTGACGGCGGACGGCGGGATCTGTGAGGCGGATCTGCGGCAGACCCGGCTCAAGGAGCTGATGGCCCGCCGCGCCACGCACACCTACGTCCTCGCTCACGCGGCGAAGCTGGGCCGGGCCCCCTTCCACGCGTGGGCCACCCTGCCGTCCGGCTGGACGCTGGTCACGGACTGGGAGGCGGCCCCCGCGCAGGAGAAGGCGTTCACCGAGCGCGGTGTACGGGTGGTGCGGGCCGAGCCGGTCGAAGAGCTGGTGCCGACGCCCGGCTCCCCCGGGCCCTGAGCGCCCTGTCGGTGCGGGCCGGCGGGGTGTCGATACGGACCGGCGGGCTGTTCGTGCGGGCGGGCCCGACAGCGCAGCAGTGTCGACCAGCAGAAGTGTCGGCCAGGAGCACCGTGCCGCCCGCCGGGCACATCCGGCGGGCGGCACGTTCGGTCCGAGTGCCGAACCGCTATTTCTGAAGCTGTGAGGCAGCCTCACAGTCCTTCGCGCCTCGACAGCTCTTCAGCGCGGTCAGCGTCTTGTGCAGGGAGGTCCGCTGTTTCTCCGACATGTCCCTTGCCCGGTTCTTGAGCTGGTGGGGGTCGGTGTCGGTCCGGTAGTACTCCCGGTCTCCCCCGGCGTATTCGACGTAGAGCTCCTTCGAGGTACGGAGCGCCTCGTAGTCGGGCGGATTGCCGCTGTTGTCGGGAGCCGCGTCCGGATCAGCCTTCTTGGACTTCGCACGATGGTGCTCGACAAGCGCGGCCTGGCGCCATCGGTCGGGCTTTTGTCCCCGCAGCAGACCGGCGAGGCTCCGCCCGTCGACGGTCGAAGCCGGCTTCTCCCCCGCCAGGTCCTGGAAGGTCGGGCTGAGATCGGTGTTCTCGGCCAGCTGCGAGATCTTCTTGCCTTCCGGCACGCCAGGGCCCGTGACCATCAGGGGCACCTTGATGTCGGTGTCATAGGCGGTCTGCTTGCCCGGCCTGAGCCGGTGCTCACCCATGTGGAAGCCGTTGTCCGACCCGAACACGAAGTACGTGTCGTCCGCCAGCCCCTTCTTTTTCAGCTGGTCCTGAAGACGGCCGACCATGTCGTCCACCGCCTGGACGGAGCGCACCCGCTTGGCGAACTTCCGGTCGATCTCCGCCTTGTCCTCGGGGGTCAGGGGCTTGATGGACTTCTGCCACTTCGGGGCGGGCGTGGGCGCCTTGTCGAACGCGGCGGTCCGCGGTGCCTTGAGGTTCTGGAAGGTGTTCTCATCGCGGGGCGCGGGGGTTGCCGGGCCGTGCGGAGCGAAGGTGGCCACTTCCAGTATGAAGGGCTTCTTCGATTTCTCCGAGGTGTTCACGAAGGAGGCTGCCTTGTCGGACAGCACGTCCGTCAGGTAGTCCTTCGGGGCGCTGCCGTACGGGACGACCTTGCCGTTCTCGTTGAGGTCGTAGTCGAACTCCTTGTATCCGTCGCCGGCGACATCCCATTCGTCCCAGCCGGTCGGCACGTGGGAGGCGGAGGCAACGGCAGAGGCACCGCGCCCGGCGACGCCGTCAGCGGCAGCGTCCAGCTGACGCTTGCCGCCCTTCCCCTGCTTGCCCTGCCGGACTGCTCCCTGCCGGACGCCCTTCGAGCCTCCCTTGCGGACTCCCTTGTCCTTCTTGCCGTCCGGCCAGTAACCGTTGAGGTACTTGCCCATGAAACCGGTCCGGTAGCCGGCGTCCTGAAGGGCGGAACCGAAGCACCTCTTCGCGTTGCCGTTCTTCTTGAAGGCTCCGTACCCGCCGTCTTCACCGCTGTTCGTGAAGACTCCGGTGTTGTGCGGATACTGGCCCGTGAGGATCGACGAACGGGAGGGACAGCACAGCGAGTCGGTGGCGAAGAAGTTCGTAAAACTTGCGCCCTCTTCTTTCATCTTCCGCACGTGCGGCATGTACTTCACGAGATTTTCCGAGAAGTCATCGGTGAGGACGTAGACGATGTTGGGCTTCGATCTCTTCGCGACACCTTCGGACGACGCCATTTCTTGATCCGCCCGGCTCGCGACCGACTCTCCGGAACACGAGCCCAGCAACGCCGCGGCCAGGACGGCGCACAATCCGGCCACAGCCCTGCGGCGGTGACGTGAGACGAGCATGAGCGATTCCTCCATTGTGCGGGTGCAGGAGATTTCGACCATGCTAGGAGGGCCATTCGAATTCAGCGAGGGATGGCGATATTATTCCGGATTTCCCGCAGCGGACCCGGAATAAGTCTCCGGCGCGAGGCGAAGGGATTAACGCCATCTGAGGCCGGCCGACTGGAGGACGCGCCGGATTGAATACCGACAGTCCATTGGTCTTGGAGACCGACCGCTGGTCTTGACCAGGCACGGCCGATGGCCACAAGCGCGAAGCCCGCCGCTTCCGCGCACACGGTAATCGACGGCGGGCGGGGCCACGCGGCCGATACGGCCGACGCAGCCCTCCAACTGCCCCCGTCAAGGCGGTTCAACCGCTCGCCAGGACGGTTCAACCTGCCACCGGTTGAACTCAGCCGACCGA
This sequence is a window from Streptomyces sp. NBC_01775. Protein-coding genes within it:
- a CDS encoding DeoR/GlpR family DNA-binding transcription regulator, giving the protein MQPIGSQDRREEILRLATTTGLAGVEELSQHFGVTASTIRRDLARLTADGRLARTYGGAMALTAHPESSLRQRTGEAYAQKRAIARWAAGRVQPGETVLLDAGSTVGALAHELRTVKDLTVATTGLTALHVLADVETLHVECLGGTLRPLSQAFVGPLTEAALERMTFDRVFLSADGVTADGGICEADLRQTRLKELMARRATHTYVLAHAAKLGRAPFHAWATLPSGWTLVTDWEAAPAQEKAFTERGVRVVRAEPVEELVPTPGSPGP
- a CDS encoding sulfatase family protein, which codes for MLVSRHRRRAVAGLCAVLAAALLGSCSGESVASRADQEMASSEGVAKRSKPNIVYVLTDDFSENLVKYMPHVRKMKEEGASFTNFFATDSLCCPSRSSILTGQYPHNTGVFTNSGEDGGYGAFKKNGNAKRCFGSALQDAGYRTGFMGKYLNGYWPDGKKDKGVRKGGSKGVRQGAVRQGKQGKGGKRQLDAAADGVAGRGASAVASASHVPTGWDEWDVAGDGYKEFDYDLNENGKVVPYGSAPKDYLTDVLSDKAASFVNTSEKSKKPFILEVATFAPHGPATPAPRDENTFQNLKAPRTAAFDKAPTPAPKWQKSIKPLTPEDKAEIDRKFAKRVRSVQAVDDMVGRLQDQLKKKGLADDTYFVFGSDNGFHMGEHRLRPGKQTAYDTDIKVPLMVTGPGVPEGKKISQLAENTDLSPTFQDLAGEKPASTVDGRSLAGLLRGQKPDRWRQAALVEHHRAKSKKADPDAAPDNSGNPPDYEALRTSKELYVEYAGGDREYYRTDTDPHQLKNRARDMSEKQRTSLHKTLTALKSCRGAKDCEAASQLQK